The Planctomicrobium piriforme genome contains the following window.
ATCTTGCCTTCTTTGGCGAGCTGATCGGCTCGGTACTTCGGCAATTCCTTCATCAGCTTCTCTTTTTCCTCCGGGCTGTGAATCGTCCGCACGTCTTTCAGATGCACCCCGAACACGCGGGGACCGAGTTTCTGAATCACTTCGACCGGATCTTCATCGCTGCGGAGATAGTGGCCGGTATCGACGCAGGCGCCGATCAGAGCATGACGGCCATTCACCACGGCCAGCACATCGGCCACCTTGTCATAACGGTGGCCGGGACCGTGATTGTGGATCGCGATCGGGATCTGATATTCCTCGACGAGCTTTTCCAGCATGCTCATCGTCTTGTCGTCTTTGTTCGGGTCGGCGCTGATGGCGACCAGTCCCATCGCCTTGGCGAAGTCGAAAATCTCACGCGCCTTGGTTTCGTTGTCGTCGAAATGCACGACGCCGAACGAAGCCAGCGTCACGCCGGCCTTGTCGAGTTTGGCCTTCTGTTCGGCGACATAGCTCGGGACGGTTCCCACGGGAACGTGATTGCGAAAGGCTTCCCAGTAGTGGAGACCCAGCTTGTTGGTCATCTGCAAGGCGGTGTCTTCATCGAACTCCCGCAGACTGTAGCTCTGCAGTCCGACCTTGAAGCCGTGGTACGGATCGTCTTTCGGATCGGCCGCGACGGCCCACTGGCTTCCAAGTATTCCGATCCAAGCAGCCAGCAGTAGCGGTCGTGACTGTGACAGACAGGTTTTCCACCATCCAAAATGAAGCATCGGTGCCGTTCTCCCCCGTAGAAATGATGCGATTTTCAAGCAGACTTTCCGCATGGGACAGGCGGACTCCCGGACGGAATCAATACCGATTCTCGTCCCCCGCGCCTGCCGTCAGTCGGGCCATTGGCCCCGCATCGGTCAAACTTGATGAAAAGAGAGTATCGCCTTCCCGAATCCGCAGATTCAAGTGCAGAGCCCCCGCAAGCTTCCCCTCACCGGCATTTCCGTCAAGTTCGGACCCTGGATGGCCGATGCATTGAAGAGAAACGGCCTATTTTCGCGCCGTCTCACCTCGGGAAGAGCAGCAACATGCGGCGGTTTGGACAACAGACCTGGTTTTGTGTGGCAGCGGCCTGCCTGGCCGGCACGTTGACTATGTACTGGTCGCAGGACATTGATGTCGCCCCGTCCGACCTGAGCCACGTCGGCGAACAGGCTTCCGGACACGGGATCGTCCGTCGTTGGCAGGATCTCCCGCCTTCCGCCCCGCCCGAATTCACCCGATCCGAAACCGCCCCGCAGACGCTGCAGAAAAGCCTCGCTCCGCCGGCGGCGCTGCGTCCCGGCGTCACAAAACTTTCTGATTCACCGCGAGATTCCGGCATTCAACGGGCCGGCTACCAGCAATCGACTCCGCCCGTCGTTCCTCCGGCGGTCTGGCTGGACGGCCGCATTGAAGCAACACCGTGACCGAGTCGTGAACTCAGGGCCACGGAGCCCGCCGCAAGACGGAAACAGCCATCATGTATCGAGCCTACTGGAATCTCAGCCGCCGCCCGTTTGACGACGGCGCGCTGCCCGAATTCTATTTTCCGAGTGCGGCCCATCAGGCCGCGCTGCTGAAGCTGCGTTATCTGGTCGAGCAGCAAAAAGGGCTCGGTGTGATCGCCGGCGAACACGGTCTTGGGAAGACCTACCTGACTCATGTGCTTGAGTCTGAACTCGCCCCGGCCGGGAATTTTCCATTTCTACGACTGGTGTTCCCGCAACTCAGCCCGGCCGGCACCTTGGCCTATCTGGCCCGTCGGCTCGGGGCCGCGGTCGCTTCCGACGCCTCGGACGCGATCGTCCTGGCCGCTCTCGAGCAGCGTCTTGCCGAACTCCGGGATGCACAGCAGCACATTATTTTTTTGATCGACGATGCCCATCTGCTCGAACTTCCGCAACTGCACTTATTACGGCTGATGCTCAACTTCCGGGAAGAGGGGATCGGCGCTTTCTCACTGATTCTCTCCGGCCGTACCGAAGTTCTTTCTCGTCTGCAGCAAGTGGCTGCGCTCGATCAGCGTGTCGCCGTCCGCACTGCCGTCGAGCCTCTTTCGCCTGAAGAAGTCCTGCCGTACGCCATCCACCGCTTGTGGATTGCCGGGCGGAAAGACCCCATCTTCAACGAGGCTGCCGCCGAGTCGATCTGGCAACTCTCACAGGGCATCCCCCGCCGCATCAATCAGCTCTGCGACCTCGCCCTGCTGGTCGGCTACGTCGATCACCAACGGGCAATCAGCGCGGTTGACGTGGAAGCCGCCGCCGAAGAACTCGTTTCGGTGGCAGCGTGATGATTCGTCCTTCTCCCCCGAGGGGAGAAGGTGGGCCGTCAGGCCGGATGAGGGGTTCAAGCGTCATTGAGCAAGCCTCAGCGTTTGCGTTTGATTCCCCGCGAATCGAGGCGAGCCGCTTCAACGCATTCCAGCCTACCAGAACCGCCTCAATCCCTTTTCCTGCCTGTCCTTGGATCGCTCTTGACGGAACAGGGCCGATTACCGACAGTCGCGGTTTGATTCCCGGTCAGGCCGGTGGAAATTCCCTGTCACGACGACACGGAAACGAGTGATTCGGAAGGGACGCCGATGCGCATTCTGCATGCCGCCAACTACAACTTCGATAAGGACGGGGCCCGCTATTTTGGCTGGGACCACAAGGTCCATCAGGGACTCGTGCAGGCGGGGCATTACGTCTACCCTTTCAGTATCAGCGATCGAGCCCGCATGCTCTCCCCGCTGTGCAGCCGCACCGGCGGCCTGTGGGCGACCAACCGCAAGTTCATCAAGTGCGTCGAAAACCTGCGTCCAGATCTCCTGGTTCTCGGGCACTCGGCACATCTCTCTGAGAAGACCATTCAGCACGTGCGGGAAAGCTTCCCGCAGATGAAGATCTGCCTGTACTACGGCGATGCCATCTGGTCGGGTCGCCGCGTCGACTATCTGCAGGCGAAACTGCCGTTTGTCGATGCCGTCTGCATCTCGACGGGCGGCGAACTGCTCCGTCCCTACTGCGGTCCCGGCCGGCCGGCCGCGTTCATTCCAAACTCCGTCGAACCGTCGATCGAATGCCATCGCGCTTTCGAATGTCCAACGCCCGACTACGACCTGGTGTTCTTCGGCACCGACAAGAACTTGCCGGAACGCCGCAAATTTCTCGAAGACCTTCGCGCCGGCCTGCCTGAGTTCCGCTTCGGGTTCTTCGGCTGCATGGACCAGCGGTCGGTGTTTGGCTTCGAGCGTGACATCATCATGTCCCGCAGCCGCATGGCCCTGAATCTCAGCCGCCGCAACGACGTGGCGATGTGCTCATCCGACCGGATCGCTCACACCACAGGCAACGGCCTGCTGACCCTGAACTTTCAGGACGGCGGTCTGGAATCCCTCTACGGCCCGGAAGAAATCGTCTATTTCCAGAACATCGACGACCTGATCGCCAAGTGCCGGGCTTACAGCCAGAACGATACCGACTGGCGTCACATCGCGAAAAACGGCTGGGAACGGGCTCACCGGGATTATTCCTCACGTGAGGTCGCCCGCTTTATGGTGAACCTCACCTTCCGCGACCCCGCCTGGCGCGAAGCCGCCTGGTCCGACCACATCTTCTGGCCGGCCGAAGAACGCACCAGCCGAGCTGCGGCCTGATTCAATTGTCACGGACGCACTCTTCGAGATTCCAAATTCGAAGCACCAAATCCGAAACAAATCCCAAAGTTCAAATTCCAAAAGTCCCAAACAACCAGCCTGATTTGGTCATTGGAATTTGATTTTTGATTGTGATTTGAGATTTGGTGCTTGGGATTTTGAGACGACGCCACTCGGAATATTTCTCTCCCCCTCAGAGAGATCTCCCCGCCGGGATTGATCTTGCCGGGTTTTGAGACTTTCCATAGAACCCCCGGCATCGTGCATTCAGAGTCAGGGCCATCCAGTTGCGGATGGGGGGCAGGCGACGATGCAAATGGAGTCTTTTTAGACCTGTTGAACGCTCGCGCTCGGCAACTTCAGGAAACACTATGTCACAGGCATCCGTTCGTCTCGGGGTCGTCGGCCTTGGAGGCTGGGGACAGAACGTTCTTCGCAGCTTTTCCCGCACGCCGGGCTGCGAACTCGCCATGATTTGCGATGCCGACGCGAACCGTCTCGCACAGCACGGCAAACAGCACCCCGGAGCTGTCGCCACATCCAGCTACCAGCAATTGTTGCAGGATGAGTCAGTCCAAGCCGTGGCAATCGCGACTCCGGCCCCCATGCACTATGCCATGGCCCGCGACGCCCTGTTGGCCGGCAAACATGTCTATGTCGAAAAACCGATGACGCTCCGCGTCGACCACGCGGAAGAACTCGTCCGTCTCGCTGCCACCTACGACCGCAAGCTGATGGTCGGGCATCTGCTCATGTACCACCCGGCCGTGCAGTATCTTCGCCAGCAGATCACCGCTGGAAGCCTGGGCGACATCTATTACATCTACTGCCAGCGGCTCAACCTGGGGGTCGTCCGCTCCGACGAAAACGCCTTCTGGTCTCTGGCTCCGCACGATATCTCGATCATCCAGTACCTGTTCGGGGCCGAACCTGAGCAGATCGTCGCTTCCGGCCAGAGCTATCTGCAGCCCGGCGTCGAAGATGTCGTGTTCGCGAACATGCGTTTCAACGACGGCCGCATCGCCAACATCCATGTCTCCTGGCTCGATCCGCTCAAGACTCGACAGATCGTCGTCGTCGGTTCGAAGAAGATGGTCGTCTTCGACGACATGCAGGTGGCCGAGAAAATTCGCGTGTATGACAAGGGGGCTGCCCGTGAAATGGCGGTCGCCGACGCGATGGGTGCGGTGAAAGTTCGTCACGGCGATATCGTGATCCCGCATCTCCCCTCGCGCGAACCGCTGCTCGAAGAAACATCGCACTTCATCGACTGCGTGCAGAACAACAAACAGCCCCTCAGCGATGGCCGCAATGGATTGCAGGTCGTGCGAGTGCTCGAAACCGTCGAGCAGAACCTCAAGGCACAGCGTCACCGCCTGCAACGGGCCGCCTGACGTTCAATTTCGTGTGAATCAAGGACGATTCCGCTCATGACTACTCCCGCTTACATTCATCCTTCGTCGTATGTCGACGACGGAGTCGAGCTCGGCGCCGGCACCAG
Protein-coding sequences here:
- a CDS encoding glycosyltransferase family protein; its protein translation is MRILHAANYNFDKDGARYFGWDHKVHQGLVQAGHYVYPFSISDRARMLSPLCSRTGGLWATNRKFIKCVENLRPDLLVLGHSAHLSEKTIQHVRESFPQMKICLYYGDAIWSGRRVDYLQAKLPFVDAVCISTGGELLRPYCGPGRPAAFIPNSVEPSIECHRAFECPTPDYDLVFFGTDKNLPERRKFLEDLRAGLPEFRFGFFGCMDQRSVFGFERDIIMSRSRMALNLSRRNDVAMCSSDRIAHTTGNGLLTLNFQDGGLESLYGPEEIVYFQNIDDLIAKCRAYSQNDTDWRHIAKNGWERAHRDYSSREVARFMVNLTFRDPAWREAAWSDHIFWPAEERTSRAAA
- a CDS encoding Gfo/Idh/MocA family protein, with protein sequence MSQASVRLGVVGLGGWGQNVLRSFSRTPGCELAMICDADANRLAQHGKQHPGAVATSSYQQLLQDESVQAVAIATPAPMHYAMARDALLAGKHVYVEKPMTLRVDHAEELVRLAATYDRKLMVGHLLMYHPAVQYLRQQITAGSLGDIYYIYCQRLNLGVVRSDENAFWSLAPHDISIIQYLFGAEPEQIVASGQSYLQPGVEDVVFANMRFNDGRIANIHVSWLDPLKTRQIVVVGSKKMVVFDDMQVAEKIRVYDKGAAREMAVADAMGAVKVRHGDIVIPHLPSREPLLEETSHFIDCVQNNKQPLSDGRNGLQVVRVLETVEQNLKAQRHRLQRAA
- a CDS encoding family 16 glycoside hydrolase, translated to MLHFGWWKTCLSQSRPLLLAAWIGILGSQWAVAADPKDDPYHGFKVGLQSYSLREFDEDTALQMTNKLGLHYWEAFRNHVPVGTVPSYVAEQKAKLDKAGVTLASFGVVHFDDNETKAREIFDFAKAMGLVAISADPNKDDKTMSMLEKLVEEYQIPIAIHNHGPGHRYDKVADVLAVVNGRHALIGACVDTGHYLRSDEDPVEVIQKLGPRVFGVHLKDVRTIHSPEEKEKLMKELPKYRADQLAKEGKIFTILGEGELNTVGVMRALRDLKYDRNISVEYEENPKNPLSDLELSLVTLQNALNYLDDKEEGFVSLFNGKNLDGWKINERPESWKVENGEIVALGDRSHVFYVGDLAPFKNFELRVDVKAEPNSNGGIYYHTKFQDQGWPAAGFETQVNNSYVKDPRKTGSLYAVLDVHEQLIPDNTWWTQDITVQGKHVIIKVDGRTVVDYTEPETYEPKDKKFERRFGEGTFALQAHDPGSIVHFKNIRVKKLPD
- a CDS encoding ExeA family protein, with amino-acid sequence MYRAYWNLSRRPFDDGALPEFYFPSAAHQAALLKLRYLVEQQKGLGVIAGEHGLGKTYLTHVLESELAPAGNFPFLRLVFPQLSPAGTLAYLARRLGAAVASDASDAIVLAALEQRLAELRDAQQHIIFLIDDAHLLELPQLHLLRLMLNFREEGIGAFSLILSGRTEVLSRLQQVAALDQRVAVRTAVEPLSPEEVLPYAIHRLWIAGRKDPIFNEAAAESIWQLSQGIPRRINQLCDLALLVGYVDHQRAISAVDVEAAAEELVSVAA